The following nucleotide sequence is from Chryseobacterium sp. CY350.
AAGTGAAACAAACATTGTGTGACTTACCGTCTTTTTTTCGTCATCCGTTTCGAAAGGTCCCGAATAGGCAAGATAATCCGAAGTTTCTTCTGTGTTTTGCTCAGAATGATTTTTCAGGTCAGTGTTTTTTCGGTTAAGATTCATAATCTGTGCCGACATAAAACCTTCAGCACTGTACATAATCAGTCCTTTTGGATTTTCGCCCATCGGATGGGAATTTTCGCCACCATTTAAAGGAATTTCGATGAGCTCTACCTAATTTAGAAAGGCTGATTATATTTCCCTGTCAGAGCCTTGTTTTCGATGCTTTTTGCAAAGTTGGGCGTTTCTTCGTGATTGTGTGCGTCGGAAGCGGCCTGTCTGGAAGCGGCTGCATCGGCAAGTTTCACATTGTGTTTTTTCAGATATTCAAACATTTCCGGCGTTGCTGTCGCGTGAATTTCGTTAGTGTACAAAGTTGTCTTGTCGTCGATTTTTGTTGCTTTCAATTCCCATAAAACCTGAACTTTTGTTCTGCCGTTTTGAGTAATCGAATCTGAAATAGATAACATTCTGCAGTAATCCGGACGGTGAACAACTGCGACATAATGCTGAACCATCAATGCATCTCCGATGGTTTCAACATTCAGAGAAACCGGTTCGCCATCGAAAGTGGAAGAGATTGCCGCGCCGATATGCTGCGTAGAACATCTTTGATATTCCGCATCAGGAAGGTTAAGCAGCCAGTCTGCGATATTTACTTTTTCGATAGGAGCATTGATAATCGCTGTAACGGTAGAGTGGGACAATGCGTTTTCGGGTGTTTGCAGGATTTCCATAATGTTTAAAGTTTAATTGTTTGTACGTGTTAATTTGATGATGTAAAGCTACATTCAACAAATTTCAAAATTGATTGACATTCGATGAACAGGCAAAAAGACTCGGTGGAAAAGATAGTTTAAAGACTAAAGGAAAATGAAGGTTTTTAATAAAAGTAAATGTCATTTGGTTAAAAAACGGTCGTTGAGACACAAAAGTAAAAGTCATTTGCTTTCCCGCAGACCGTGGGAGACTTCTGCCAAAGTCATTTGGTTACAAAACACCTGATTTGTGACCAAAGTAAAAGTCATTTGGTTACAAAACAGTCGTTTTGAGACTTCCGCCAAAGTTGTTTTGTTTCAAACAGGTTGCGGAAAACGAAACGCGAAGTTTTTTTGGTTTAAACAAAGTGTTTTAAAGCAAATGCAAGTTGTGTTTTAGCTTAAACAGGTTGTTTTGAAGAAAAATTTAAAACAAAAATCCGCCCCAATTATGTTTGAGACGGATGATATTTAAATTGAATTTTATTTATAAAGCCATTTCCTGATCAGTTTCGTATAATTAGGCATTACAAGGAAAACCATCAGAAAAACAATAATACCGGAATTGAGTAACGCATCTGAATAGTGAAATGCAGGAATTTTCAGGAACCTCAACAATGGAATTGAAACCAGCGGAACCAGAATTGACAGTGGATAGATCGCTGACCAGGTCACCAGAAACTGTTTCCAGCGAACGGGAACTTTGGTTTCACTTTCAGACTCGAAAAGGAAATCGAGACCGGATTTTATTTTGTAATTGTCATTTTTCCTGAATAGCGGATTTGCTTTCTCAATCATCCTTTTCCGACTGTCAGATTCCATCCAGTTTCGCAGATTTGCTATGGTATCGAAACGGATGATAACTGTGTAAACGTAAGTCAGATCGGGAATCGGACGTACAATCTGCAAGTCGATAAAACCTGCAGAATGTTTGGTGATGGGTAAGATTTCGCTGAGCCATTTTTCATATTCAGCCTGTTTGTCATTCAAAATATGATGCGTGATGACCACAGATGCGCCTGGATTTTCCATTTTTTGAGGATTTAAATCAAGTTAAAATGCTCTTTTATACTGCCAGGGAATTTCGGTTTCTATTTCCAGTTCTTTAGCCGAATGAATCGCAAAATAAGGATCACGAAGATGCTCGCGGGCGATGACCACCAAATCTGCATC
It contains:
- a CDS encoding lipocalin-like domain-containing protein gives rise to the protein MEIPLNGGENSHPMGENPKGLIMYSAEGFMSAQIMNLNRKNTDLKNHSEQNTEETSDYLAYSGPFETDDEKKTVSHTMFVSLFPNWSGETQKRNVRFEDGFLYLETEKPFLRNSRMVKHRLTWRRI
- a CDS encoding antibiotic biosynthesis monooxygenase; the encoded protein is MENPGASVVITHHILNDKQAEYEKWLSEILPITKHSAGFIDLQIVRPIPDLTYVYTVIIRFDTIANLRNWMESDSRKRMIEKANPLFRKNDNYKIKSGLDFLFESESETKVPVRWKQFLVTWSAIYPLSILVPLVSIPLLRFLKIPAFHYSDALLNSGIIVFLMVFLVMPNYTKLIRKWLYK